The following DNA comes from Mucilaginibacter jinjuensis.
TCGTACAAATTAATACTATGAACTTTTGTAAGAGTCAAAATTAATTTAGGTGTTTCAAAACTATTTAAGCGGATTCCCTGGATGTTACTTCCTCCGATCTCAATCGCATGAGACACAGCCGAATAGTGGTTGCCGGTAACGACGAATTTACGCAATGTTAAAACCGGGTCGAAAACGAAGGAGCTATCCTTAATACCTAAGAACGCATAATTTGTATCTGTACCACGGTTGATTAACTTTATCGGAAAATTCTCTTTAATGTGCCCCCGTTTATTTAGGGTTTCCCCCAGCGCGTTTTCCAAAATGCCGCATACTGCCAGGAGCCCCGTAAAAACATATTTTATCAAAAGCTTATTCGGTAACTGAAACATATTGCATGTCATTAATAATAAAATAGTTATGAAATATAATTAAATCTAAATAATTTTAGGTCCCTATTACCTTATAAAATAATATGAATAAGATTTCGTCGGTAACCTTATTGATGATAGCGACATTACTTATTAGTTGCGGACCAACCAAGCAAGACAGAATTAACGCATATAAAGAACGTTGTGTCCTACAAGCCAATAAGCGAATCGATGAGGATTTTGCGAGAGTGGGTTTTTTGTCTCCATTAGACAGTTTTAAAGTGCTGTTTGAATGCAATTGTCAGTGTAAAGCTGAAAAGTTGGTAGAACATTTCAGTGAGAGTGAAATGAAACGAATAGATCGCCTCCCGGAAAATCAGGTGAGAATGATTTTCGATCCAGTGGTTAATTCATGTGCTATTGACTTTGAAAAAAATATCCGCCAATTCCTCAACAGAGAAAAAGAACGGGAAGAGATTTATATGGATGCACTTAATCAAAAAGCCCGTTCTAAATCAAAGCCGCAGGCTTCAGTTCAACATAAATAGACATCTGTGTTAATTCGATATGTGTAGCTCCATTGCGAACAAGTCGTATTCCTTATGAAACAAACAGGAAATTTGGGAGAATAACCTGTTTGTTTTTCAAATAACTTTTTTCGGGCGCCGATTGCCTCTCGGTTGCGATAAGCTGCTTATCTTCGTATCTTAAGACAACGATTCCCGGCGCGGGTATAATAAATAGGTCATCAATTCACCATGGTCGGCTATTTCTTCATCCGTCCAGTTTGGGTACGAGAAAATAATTGCTTGTTTAAGGCTCTCCACACCAGAACGATTAGGGCTTTTGAAGTGGTCCTTTTTGCCATTAAACCCCAGGTTGTTTAACCTGGAGTTGGTGCTCCGGCTAATGAGGCAAAGGTTCCCAAAATTGTTCAGGCCTTCTACTCGTGGTTCGTTGTTCATGGGCTGTTGTGGTGCTACGTGCTCTACAGAGTTATTCTGCGTAAATCTGAAGTTCTTAAAAGCTTCCTCATTACTTTTGATCTGCGTTAAAACTTCAGGGCGGCAGTCCACCGTGTTTTTTTTGATCTCTGACAAATAATAAATCTCCCAAAGTCGGTAATCCAGGCAATTAAAAAGATAGATAGGGGTGTTAGTCCCCTGGTCTAACTGTGTTTGCAATCCGTTAAGACGTCTTTCGCTAAGTTCTCTTAGGAATGCTAACAAGTTGGTTTCGTTAATCACAGCTTCAGACCTGAAAAACTTGAGTAACGTTTGCAACCATGTTTTGTAACCAGGGCCTGGTTGGGACACATGAAACATGGATTGAATTTTAATGAGCTGATCCTGTTGACTAAAAGTATTCAAATAGCCATTTTCTGTGCTATTGAGCCTTAACAATTTCCAATTCCAATCTTCACTGCCTTCTTCTCTTTTGATGACATAGCGGTCAAAACAGGTCCTGTAATAGAAAAGCAGATTCAAGAAGTCAATGGCATCCGGCATTTTTCTTGGACTGTTAATAGTACATCCGAATTCCAGGAGGAGGTTTTTATCATCCAAAGAGACCTTCTCATCTGGAAAATAGAGCTGTAGTACCTGAAGTAAAAAGTTAGGGAAGTCGATGATTGATCTGAATTTGGATTCATACGCTACCATTGGGGCCTGACCCGCTGCTTTCCCGGGACTACTCAAAATGTTCAAAAGTCTGTTGTCAGAATTTTGAGAACTGTCAATGACGTTTCCGGAAGTCAGATTTCTTGCGATGACATGAGCGGGAATAGTTTGAAAATCAGTACCAAATATTGTTGCCCTTTTATCCGCCCTTACACCCATTTGAATAAATTTGTCCATTTGGGAACAGGCATCCCAAAGGCCCGCGTAGGCACTGCGTACGTCATGTGACTGATCTGTTAACTGCTCCAGGAAATTGGCTTTTAAGACTTCGTGGGGTTCCAGCTGTTCTCCCCGGTTATTCATAGTCTCAAAATAGTGATTGATGTCGGTTCCAGGCGGTACCGAAACCCGAACAATTTGAACGTGGTGGTAGAAATATTGAAAATACTCTTCCAGTCTGTTAAACGGGATTAATCCTGAACTCAAAAATGAGCTGATATCTTTAACTGCCTGCGAGAGGTTGCGGATTCCTTTCTGATCGTGATTCACGTGTAAGGCTGACTCATAATCGCTGAACAGAGCTGTTAAGAAACGTTGAGAAGCCTGTCTTGCCTCGAAATAAATATTGGGGGCTCTTTTCGTTTCACCTGTTTGATATTTGCCATGGATGACCGCATTGATCAGCGTAAGCGTGGTGTGCCGTTGCTGCCCATCAATCACTTCAAACCTTTCTTTTACCTCGTGAACAACCAGCGTTCCAATATAATAGTTACTTTTTTCATCGACTTGAAATTTATTCCAAATGTCCGTGAGAAGTTGTTCGATCTCGATTTTTGACCATGCATAGTTTCTTTGGTATAGCGGGATCAGGTACTGATCTTTTCCAAGTAAATTGCAGATGCTGAGGGTCTTTGGGGCGTTGGATTGCAGGGGCATATTAGTTCAGCTGATATGTTTTAAAAACCTCTATAATTTCTGCGATAGGCCTTTCCGGCGTATTGCCAGTTAGGCTGAGTTTCGTCCGGATGTTAAGCACTGCTCTGTGGTCGTATGTAGAGTTGAGCATCTTAAACAGGTTGTTTCCATCGGCCTGAATGTGCGCATCAATAGAGGAATACCGTACACTAAATTTGTCTAGTCTAAGTTTGTAGGCCCACATATACAAGTATGGATAAGTCTGCTCAAAACCTTCCGATCCGAATCTGTCATAATAAAACATGGTTATGGCTTTAAATAAATTTCTTACATAAAGATCACCGCTACGGTTAGAATGCGGGTAACAAGTGTGCTTTTTGTAAAAATTACTAAAAGCCGTTGAGGTTTTTTTGTCGAAAAGTTCCTGATGTATTTTTACATAATGTTCGATCATTTCGAAAAAACGTTTGCCATTAATGATCATTTGAGTCATTTGAAAGGGAAAGCCCATATGATTTCCCAATTTATTCCACACTAAATCTTTCTCAAATTGTGCAGTAACGGCGTCGTTCATCAAGTAGGCCCTGAGGTAAGGGTACTTAGGAAAACGATCAAAATTGACGCCCTTAAATTCTTCGATATCATTCTTGGTGAAGGTATAGGCATTGTCTCCCTGTGCCCATTTTCGTATGCGAAACAAGTAAGTGCCAATCACATAATTTAAATTTCCTTGGTCGATTGCGTCTTCCCAGGTTTTAACACAAGCGATCTTTTCGGATTCGGTATTATCGCTCATTTCTCTTAAATGAAAAGCCTTCAGCAAGTCAGCCGGTTCAAGGGATTTGCCCCTGGAATTTTGAGAATCAAAAAATTGAAAAGCTTCAGAGAGATCGTCGAGCTGAATCGTGACAAACTCGCAGTGATATAACAAATAGGCTTTCAGAGCCTGCTGTGCATTGTCGTCCATGCTATAAAGCCACTGCACGATTGCAGTATAGTTAGCAATCAGATTAGCCTTCGAGTCATCGTGACTGTATTCACCCATTAGTAGAGTCGGGGTCAAATCTTTCAATGCATAAAAGATAAGGCTCATCGTTGTCAGCCTTTGTTGGCCATCGACAATGTTTAAATTTTCGTTCGTGTCCTTGTGGAAAATAATCGTACCGATACGGTAATTATCCAAGCTTTTTGTCGAGGCAGTCCTGACGTCATCCAGTAATTGCAGGGCATTTTTGATTTTCCAGGTATAAGGACGTTGATAAGAGGGAATAGTTAAGTTTGGTAAGGCGATGATATCCTTAGTTAATCCAATTGAAATAAGCAGAGAAGGCATTTAAACAGACAGGGATTAGATTGGCGAATATAGCAAAGTCTTATGTGTTTTAAAGATGCGGATTGTACTAACTGAATGGATCAGGAGGGTCTTTTTTAAGTTGCAGATTTTCTTTCAAAATAACGTTTGACTAAAGATGCGGGAGACAAAGACCTGAACAGGTTTTGTGAGGCGTCATTGGTTTCGTAATCCAAAAAGACTATATTTCTGACGCGGTTTACATATCAGTTAAACAACAAAGTTATTTAACTTCTGCTCCGGCATCCAAGCATATATTTTTAAGTGATTTTTCTTAAGAGTGGAAACATAACCGAGCAATTCTTTTCGTAAATAAATCAAACAGTTACAATGAGATTTTCTTTGGAAACACAGGCAATCAAATTTGCCGCGATTTTGTTAGATGTTTATGGCTGATGTGCATTCCAAAGAAATCAGAAGTTATAACATGTCCCGTATACGTAGTACCGGGACCAAAATTGAGCTTTTACTGGGTAAAGAACTTTGGTCGAGAGGCGTACGTTACCGTAAAAATGATAAGACAATAAAAGGCAAACCTGATTTTGCTTTCAAAGCACTTAAGCTCGCCATTTTTTGTGACAGTGAATTTTGGCACGGAAAAGACTTAGACGGATTAAAAAGCCGGATCGGAACCAATAATGAATTTTGGGTTAATAAGATTAGCGCCAATATTGAAAGAGATCAGAAAGTCAACATTGCATTAACCGGAGCCGGGTGGACTGTTTTACGTTATTGGGAAAAAGACATCAAAAAAAACGCCAGCCTGGCGGCCGACGATATAATTGAAAATATTAAACGTATTAAACAAATGCAGACTGAACAAAAATTGCTCAGGCAGCAACAACAGGTTCCATAAAAGAATCCAGAAACTCCTGGTTTATACCTCTGATATTTCTGCGTCTGCATAAAGAATACAGCTCGTTTACGGCTGAATAGGGCATAAATTTAGTTTTTAATTCTTTAAATTGTAGTAAGTTAGCTTCCTGCACTACTTTGTTCCGGTCTTCATCAGGTGCGACGATCACATAATTCGTCGGAAAAGGGGGAAACAAGTCGTGAAAGGCTTTCATCCGTGTCAGACCTGAACGGACCCCTGTAGAATGCTCCACTTCAATGACTGCCGGCATAAGACGGCCGTTCTTAAACCAGATGCAGTCTATCAGTAAGGCAGCCTTAATGGCGTCAGCATGAGCTTTTAACAAAGGCTCATTGCTCAGCGACTGGATTATGCCTTCATATTCAATAATTCTTTTGCCGTTATAAATTATACCTTTATCGTTCTGCGCTACCCAGGTGCGGTAATCAAATTGTTTGCCGATATTATATAAAGCGATCTGCATCAGCGCATGCGTTCGTTTAATATCCGCATCAATGCCTGTTATTTCACCAATACCTGAAGGGTCAGTAATACTTAGCGCGTCAAAAGTTTCAACCGAACCTTCACTGATCACAATGTCCGTATCAATACGGCTGCTTACGCCGGATTTGTGAACATTGTCCGGCGTGTAAATAATATGTTTATGACCTTGTTTGATGACAGGCTCGCCGCCTGTCATCTGTATTCGTCCCGGATAACAATAATGGAACATCGGTGTATGGACTAACAAGGTTTCCAGCACACTCCGGGTATTGTAACTGCCGGCGAATAACCGGTCAACATTAATCGGTTGGTCCGGAACCAGCGCATTAGCCAAACGCCAGATCTGTTCTTTTGAAATCGAGGCATGGCTGGCAGTTGCTTCTGTAGCGCCGTCAGCAGGTTTCCAGCGCTTGATAATTACCGGACCTTCGGGTAATTGTACGCGTTCAATTTTAATCAGCCCTGTATTGGACGGATCCAGATAATTATACGCGACGTTCTTATTAAGCCGGTCTATTTCCCGTACCAGATTACTCGCTGTCAGCTGTGGCATATGATTTTATATTTTTTTCAGCCATGATTTTACCCAGGAAATCACTGATATTAAGCGCAAGTCCTTTGGCGGCCAGGTACGGAACCCCGTTCCCGATGGTCTTAAACATATCTGTTAATGATATATGCTGCGGAATCACAAATTCTTTCGGCAGGGACTGGATGGCGAGCGCTTCTGCCACAGAAATTCTTCTGGGTTTATACGGATGAAGATGTACTTCATTATTTCCATATGCCGCAGTAGGGGAGTAGCGCCAACGGTGTAATCTTTTATAGGATTTTTTCAGGTCATCACCTTCGCTGATGGACAGGAATTTCGTAAGGCCGTTTCTCGGCGTAAAATGATGTTTGCCATTGGGGTGGTTCGTTACGTCGTTACGGTCAAACCAGTGCTGGACAGTAAGCTCACGGATTATTTTTTCAGGTGCTTCCCTTTCTCCTTCTTCTCTGAACGGCTCTGTTGCCGGCCAGGCGGCCGCAGCTATGTTTTCCGTACTGTAAGTCTTATTAGCTTCCCAGTCAAAACCAGTCAGCAGATGGTCTTTGCTTTTATCGGTACCGGTCCCTCTGAGGATGTTTTTATGAAAACCGATCAGGATAATGCGCTGCCTGTCCTGGGGAGCACCGAATTCTACGGAATTGATCAGTTGTTCGGTGAGGTAATAACCGGCATCTTTTAGTTTGTTTTTCATGGATTCGAAAAACTCCCGGTGCTTCACAGTGCGGTATAATCCCTTGACATTCTCAAAAAGAAAAAAATCGGGCTTCGCTGTACAAATGAGTTCAACATAGGTTCCTGAAAGTTTTCCGTTTTCGCCCTCGTGGCCTCTGTTTTTGCCACCTACCGAAAAATCAGGACACGGGGGACCGCCGATAAACCCGATAAGCTTTTCCTGCTTACGCTCTTGTGTTATACGGTCCTTAAAAACCTTCAGCTCTTCCGGTTTCAGGTATTCTGTTATATCTTTCACCTCATGGCCGTATTTCGGTCCGGTGATGTCAAGATTGGCACGTGCCCCCTTGTAGATGTCCATAAAAGCTTTGTGATACTCGTTTACAAAAAGCACATCGTATTTTCCGGTTGTTTCAAAACCCAAATCCAAAAAACCCGCCCCTGCGAAAAAAGAAAATATACCAATCTTACTGTCTGTCATAATCCTATAAAACTTATGCAAATTAACATATATCTGCACATTTTTCTAACCATTGACAGCGATATGGACACTCTTCTTTTCAACAATACAGACCGGAAAATCTATAGCGGCTTTAAATGCCTATTGCTGAACGTTATATATAATTGAAAATTTCGTAAAACTGTACCCGTCCGGATGACTCGCGGACTGTTTCACATTGTTAATAAACAACGGTTTGCCTTTTAACTTTAACACACTATCCATATCTGCACAGGGCTGCGGCATAAAAATTTTTTGCCCGCTGTTAAGTGTAATCGTAAAATTTCCGAAAGTATGCGCGTTGATATCAACAGCAGTTCCTGCAATATCACCATACGGCCCGGGTTCAGTGATTATACGGAAGGGACAATCAGGCTTATAATTACAATATCTGCAATTCAGAGCAGACGGAGATGCCAATTCTCCTTCGCGCAGCTTTGTCAGATTCTGTTGCATGACCCGGATTCGGCTGACGAGCCCCGTAACCTCATCCGGTATACACGGGCCGCTGATTTCAGTCCCGTCAGGTGTGACAACCGTCAGCTTAGTGGGGAAAAAACCATAATTTTCCCGCACGAGATATGCATATAACAAAAGTTGGTTGCGGTATTCGTCTTTTATAAAATCATAAAAGTCCGCACCGGAATCTGCACTCATTTCAGGTATATCTTCCCGGAACACTTGTCCGGTTTTATAATCTTTGATCTCATAAGGCAACCCGTTTTTCAGAACGAGCGTATCGGGACGGCCCCTTAAAAAACCGTCAGATGATGCAAGCCACCGTTCAGACAAAAATTGCCACAAAAAATTTGACCGTTCATGAAAAACACCATCAGGTTCTTTTAAAATTAAGCGTTTTCCGGCATATTTATAACGGGCGTAATTTTTAACGAGATATTTCAATCCGCCGTTTTGTTCTTCCTGTTCCGTCAGCTGCCATATAATATTGAATTCTTCTTCAGTATTAATTCTGTTGCTACTATTTATATCAAGAATTTTATGAATCACATTGCCGAGAGCAGCTGCATAATTATTCTTCAAATCGTACCCTTTGTTATTGGTATTCTTGAATAATCCGCGGAGATGACATTTAAGTATCCAATTAGCGCCTGAAGGAGAAAACCGTTCCGGCACCTGTTTCGTTAAGGGACTTACAGTAATTATCCTCATTTTACCATGACTTGCATTTGGCGGGTCTTCTCAGTCCGTTAAAAGTATCTATGTAAATAATATCTTTCCGGCCGCTGTTGGAACGTAATATTTCCGTAAGTCCCGCTGCTTCAGAAGCGAGCCAGTCTTCCTGTATATCAGACATATCCCATAACGGATGTACGATAATGACCGGAAACCCCTGGTTTACGAAACCAAATAATTTATTACCGGGTCCTGCAAATACTTTCCGGCTGCCGAAAGCTTCGCAAAGGTTACGGGCCGTTTCTTCAGCAATAACCGGCCATAATCTCAGTTCTGGTGATTCAAAGTCCCCGTCGGTCCCGCATTTATAATCTGAGTCTTTTAAAAGCCGGATCCATGCCATACCAAGTCTCCAGTCCAGCAGGCCATGAAAGTTCATATTTCTGTAGACTTTCAGGCATTTGTAACAGGCACTTTTGCAAGACTGGTGTTCTTCGCTTCTGAGATGTTCGAAGTAGGCATTATTACTGAGTGCAACGGGTCCCAGTATGCGGTCGTTCATTAATGCCGCCAGGTTTTCGAAGCCGTATCTCACAAATCCGGATCCGTTTGGCAACTCGTCAGTCAGTGTAATAACAGGAAGTCCGTTGGCATCCCGGACAACCTCTGCGATTTCAATTTCTAACGGATCAATATCAAGCGCTACCGCAACCGCACGCTGGATCAGAAATGCTGCAGAGTAGACAGCCGATTTGACTCCGGCGGCGCTTATGTCAGGATTAAACATATCAGCATAAATGCCGCGCAGAATGTTTTCCGGGCTGATCCGCAGTACTTCTGTGGTTTTGTTGGCCGCGAGCGCAGTACGGATTTCCAAACCTGTGTCCTGTACGACAGCCCCGCGGATACGTAAACTTGTATTATTGATAAACCACTGTTCGGGAATCTGATGATTTGATCCCTCGTGTACCAGAATTGTTTTTTTCAGGTTAAAGAAATCCTCTCCGTTTTTATTTATACGCCATGTTGTGTCAGCTTCCGACAGTCTGTTTAATGTGTTATCCGCGTCACCCTTAAACGGTATACCTGCGGGTTCAGCATATACTGATGGTCTTGCTGTTACCAGTTCCACATTTTCCCCTGAATCTTTTCCGTCAAAAAAATCAGAACGGTATGCTGCCGGGATAATTACAGGGAAACGCACTGCCTCCGGATTGCCACAAACAGGGCACAATACAGATCCGGGAGAACCAAGATTTCCGTCACCTGCAGTATATCTCACTGTTTTTGTCAGAAAACAATTACCGCATTTAATCATATGACCTGCAAAACGGAATGCTTTGTCATCAGATCTGAGGAGGTCCGGATAATTATTCAGCGGGCTGACATCCAGCTCAGGCGTAATACCAATTGATTTGTAGATTCTTTTGTCTTTTGTTTTTTCGGAACCCGGCGCAAATTCGCTGATCGCCATTGCCTGGTCCCGGTCAATAATTTTCATCTCACCGGGCTCTGTTGTATAACCATGGTAAAAATTTCTGACACTGGTAGGCATTCCGAACATCGGCAGTAAACCTCCCTCGGCTAAGCGGTCTGCTACTTCGTTTCCGGGCAGTTCTTCATTTTCCGCAGCTTTATTCAGAGCAGCCATAAAATGGCCATGAGTGTAATACCCGTCCTGATTAATCTTTTTCCAGGTGTTATCTGTGCCCGCTGCAAATTTAAGAAAGTAAGCTTCCAAATGCCTGCTGTGGCTTTTGAGCCAGTTCTCCAACACGAGTTTATTAGTTTCCCAGGCACCGAAAAAGCCCATTTCCGCGTGGGTACTCTTCGTTTCACCGTTTCGCGCAAGATAACTGTTCCGGAATGCTGAGGCCACAATAAATTTATTGAAAACCCGTCTGAATATTCTGGTCTGGTCCATGCTGAGTACCGGAGTAGGAGGCGGATCACTCGTGATCTCTTTAGGGTTACTGAAATAATGTTCGTCGTGACTCCGGCCCCGGCAAAAAGTAAGAATGGCTGAGTATGCTTGTCCCCGGCGGCCGGCGCGGCCCACGCGCTGCTGGTAATTAAATCTTTGGGGAGGCATATTTCCAAGCATGACAGCCTGGAGGGAGCCGATATCAACGCCTACCTCGAGCGTTGTGGTCACGGATAACAAATCTATTGTTCTGATATTTGCAGGTCCCTCATCCGGCAGGATCATGTTGCGGAAATGACGCTGCCTGCCGAACTGGTCATCTGTCTGACCAGTCATTTCTTCGCAATGTAACCGGAGTGCCTTACGTTGCCTGACCAGTGCATGCCAGGCCAAATGGTTGTTTTCACGTAAGCTGCTGACTTTTTTCCCTGACGCGGTCAGATTATTTCCGCAAAATGTACATCTCCATGCGGAATCGTGCAAATGCGGCCTGAAACAGTTTCCGCATTCAAAGTAAGTACTTTGAGGGTCTGTAGCTGGATAAAGCGCCAATGATTCGAATTTTAGTAGTCCTTCTTCTGTGATTGCAGACACTCCCCGTAAACGGTCGAAAACGTCTTCAGGCTTTTCGCCATGTGCAAGAATCAGTGACTTTACCCGGCTGTTCCAACCACCATCAGCGGTCTTCCTGGCATATTCAGCTCCTTCATAAAAATAGTTATCCCCCAGTTTTCTGATATAGGCGTGAAGACGGTTGCGTTCCTGAACCGGGATGCCGGACAGCTTATCTGCCCGGATGCCGATATAAGCCAACCCGCCCGCTTCAAGTCCGAAATAAAGCTTGCCAAATAGTGCTTTTGCCGCTTGGTCAAGGGTATCTGTCTCTGTTTCTTTATTCTCGGGCCCCGAACCGTCATAACTGACTTGCTCATTGCTTTCTGTAAATATTTTATACCACGGCTTGTAATAGTCAGCGCTAAACCGCTGCGATTTTCTGTCCAACCCGCGCGGATTAACGCCGAGTTTATATAAACGTTGGAGAACGCTGGGGAACGCCTCTAAAACCAGGTCATTAAAAGCAACAGACGGTGGCGCAGATAACATATCTGCCCACTGGCGTTCTGCTGCGGATCGTTGTGTTGGAAACGGGCTGGTGTTCTTACTTTGCCATATTGTATAGATTTCTGTCAGAATATCTTCTCCGTACGATGTAATCAACATTTCAATTACCTCCGGCGGAACAGTATCCGTGTACTTGTCTAATTCCCCGGCGATAATTTTATTATTCAGTTCCGGCCTGGCATAAAGTACCGAAATCAATGCTTCCCGGACCAAATCAGTGAAATGTTCGCGTTCGATTCCGTTTGCCATTTTCGCCGCATCTTCCCGGCTGTCTGTAAATAATACCAGTTTACGTTTTTCTTCGTCATCAGGCAGCTGGTAAAAAAGTTCTTTGGCTAATATCTGCGCCGTCTTGCTGAAGCCGGAGCGGAATCCTCTTACCGGGCTGGCCCGCGTAGTACCTTTTTCATAATTGCAGGCGCAGGCCGGGCAGGTACAAGGCAGGCACCGTTCTGCAATAGTATCTCCGCTTGTGTCATTTTGGAGAATAAATAATTTCCCCCGTACCTGATTGCTGCCGTCTGCCTCGTCATCGTAAGGCTCCAGCATACCCGAAACCTTGTTCAGATAATAATCAACCCAGTCACCATTGAGTGTGTTTCTCCTGTAAGACACATCCGGGGCGGCATCCTGCCCTCCTTGCGGCCAGAAAACGGCGTAATCACGGTATTTTCTTTTCTCTATAAGACTCTGGGGGCTGTTTTCCGGTATGCCTTCGATATCCGGACTTACCGAGATCATTTCGAGTTTTCCTGTAGCGCTGAGTCTGCTTCCGCCCAGAAAAGTGGTTCCGCAGTTCTCACAGTATAAGACATCAAACAACCGGTTGCCTTTTTTATCGGTTATATCTGCTTTTGCCTCCAAATTACCTACCGTTCTGCGTAACTGGTCTGGCAAGTCATCACGGTCAGCGAATTGGGGCTTTATCTTTTGCGTATCGGCGGTAGCCCATAGACCTTCAATGTTTCTTATAAAATAATGAAATCTTAACCTTTGCAGTCTTACTGCCGCAACTTCAGCATCGGTTTTGTCGAGCCCGTCTTTAAGTCCCCTGAGAATAATATACCCCCGTAATGCAAATTTTAAGTTGTCTTTATCCTTAAGTCCGGGAAAAAGCAGGCCGGCGAATGTTCCGGTATTATCGGTGTTACTTACCGACTCCAGCGCTGTTCCCGCCGCACTAAAGATACTACCGATCCGTTTGCGGAAACCAGCCCGGTGCAATTTCATTACCGCGCCTTTAATGCCTCCGTCCGGTAAACCGCAAAAATTATCGCAGGCTAATGTAAATAACGGTGACGTCG
Coding sequences within:
- a CDS encoding DUF262 domain-containing HNH endonuclease family protein, with the protein product MPLQSNAPKTLSICNLLGKDQYLIPLYQRNYAWSKIEIEQLLTDIWNKFQVDEKSNYYIGTLVVHEVKERFEVIDGQQRHTTLTLINAVIHGKYQTGETKRAPNIYFEARQASQRFLTALFSDYESALHVNHDQKGIRNLSQAVKDISSFLSSGLIPFNRLEEYFQYFYHHVQIVRVSVPPGTDINHYFETMNNRGEQLEPHEVLKANFLEQLTDQSHDVRSAYAGLWDACSQMDKFIQMGVRADKRATIFGTDFQTIPAHVIARNLTSGNVIDSSQNSDNRLLNILSSPGKAAGQAPMVAYESKFRSIIDFPNFLLQVLQLYFPDEKVSLDDKNLLLEFGCTINSPRKMPDAIDFLNLLFYYRTCFDRYVIKREEGSEDWNWKLLRLNSTENGYLNTFSQQDQLIKIQSMFHVSQPGPGYKTWLQTLLKFFRSEAVINETNLLAFLRELSERRLNGLQTQLDQGTNTPIYLFNCLDYRLWEIYYLSEIKKNTVDCRPEVLTQIKSNEEAFKNFRFTQNNSVEHVAPQQPMNNEPRVEGLNNFGNLCLISRSTNSRLNNLGFNGKKDHFKSPNRSGVESLKQAIIFSYPNWTDEEIADHGELMTYLLYPRRESLS
- a CDS encoding DUF262 domain-containing protein, whose amino-acid sequence is MPSLLISIGLTKDIIALPNLTIPSYQRPYTWKIKNALQLLDDVRTASTKSLDNYRIGTIIFHKDTNENLNIVDGQQRLTTMSLIFYALKDLTPTLLMGEYSHDDSKANLIANYTAIVQWLYSMDDNAQQALKAYLLYHCEFVTIQLDDLSEAFQFFDSQNSRGKSLEPADLLKAFHLREMSDNTESEKIACVKTWEDAIDQGNLNYVIGTYLFRIRKWAQGDNAYTFTKNDIEEFKGVNFDRFPKYPYLRAYLMNDAVTAQFEKDLVWNKLGNHMGFPFQMTQMIINGKRFFEMIEHYVKIHQELFDKKTSTAFSNFYKKHTCYPHSNRSGDLYVRNLFKAITMFYYDRFGSEGFEQTYPYLYMWAYKLRLDKFSVRYSSIDAHIQADGNNLFKMLNSTYDHRAVLNIRTKLSLTGNTPERPIAEIIEVFKTYQLN
- a CDS encoding very short patch repair endonuclease gives rise to the protein MADVHSKEIRSYNMSRIRSTGTKIELLLGKELWSRGVRYRKNDKTIKGKPDFAFKALKLAIFCDSEFWHGKDLDGLKSRIGTNNEFWVNKISANIERDQKVNIALTGAGWTVLRYWEKDIKKNASLAADDIIENIKRIKQMQTEQKLLRQQQQVP
- a CDS encoding DNA cytosine methyltransferase, which gives rise to MTDSKIGIFSFFAGAGFLDLGFETTGKYDVLFVNEYHKAFMDIYKGARANLDITGPKYGHEVKDITEYLKPEELKVFKDRITQERKQEKLIGFIGGPPCPDFSVGGKNRGHEGENGKLSGTYVELICTAKPDFFLFENVKGLYRTVKHREFFESMKNKLKDAGYYLTEQLINSVEFGAPQDRQRIILIGFHKNILRGTGTDKSKDHLLTGFDWEANKTYSTENIAAAAWPATEPFREEGEREAPEKIIRELTVQHWFDRNDVTNHPNGKHHFTPRNGLTKFLSISEGDDLKKSYKRLHRWRYSPTAAYGNNEVHLHPYKPRRISVAEALAIQSLPKEFVIPQHISLTDMFKTIGNGVPYLAAKGLALNISDFLGKIMAEKNIKSYATADSE
- a CDS encoding PD-(D/E)XK nuclease family protein, giving the protein MRIITVSPLTKQVPERFSPSGANWILKCHLRGLFKNTNNKGYDLKNNYAAALGNVIHKILDINSSNRINTEEEFNIIWQLTEQEEQNGGLKYLVKNYARYKYAGKRLILKEPDGVFHERSNFLWQFLSERWLASSDGFLRGRPDTLVLKNGLPYEIKDYKTGQVFREDIPEMSADSGADFYDFIKDEYRNQLLLYAYLVRENYGFFPTKLTVVTPDGTEISGPCIPDEVTGLVSRIRVMQQNLTKLREGELASPSALNCRYCNYKPDCPFRIITEPGPYGDIAGTAVDINAHTFGNFTITLNSGQKIFMPQPCADMDSVLKLKGKPLFINNVKQSASHPDGYSFTKFSIIYNVQQ